The nucleotide sequence TTGTCGTTGTGGAGGTTGTCGACGACTGACCAGAGCTTCCATCATCACTCGATGAACTTCCCTCGGTGACTTCTACTGCTGGAGAAGACGACACGGTGGTTAGACCATCATCCGAAGAGGTTGTCGTGGTGGTTGTGGATGAAGACTGACTGGAGTTTCCAGCGCTATTCGTTCCCTGAGTGATTTCCACAGTAGGGTCCGATGACGTGCTGGTTTTACCGCCATCCGAAGATGTTGTGGTTGTGGTTGTGGTTGTGGAGGTTGTCGACGACTGACCAGAGCTTCCATTATCATTCGACGAAGTTCCCTCAGTGACTTCTACTGCTGGAGAAGACGACACAGTGGTTTGACCATCATCCGAAGAGGTCGTCGAGGTAGTTGTGGACGATGACTGACTGGAGTTTCCAGCACTGTTCGTTCCCTGAGTGACTTCCACAGTAGGGTCAGATGAGGTGCTGGCTTGACCCTCATCCGAAGATGTTGTCGTTGTGGTTGTGGAGGTGGTCGACGACTGAACAGAGCTTCCATTAACATTCGATGAAGTTCCCTCAGTGACTTCTACTGCTGGAGAAGACGACACAGTGGTTTGACCATCATCCGAAGAGGTTGTCGAGGTGCTTGTGGACGACGACTGACTGGAGTTTCCAGCACTGTTCGATCCCTGAGTGACTTCCACAGTAGGGTCAGTTGAGGTGCTGGCTTGACCCTCATCCGaagatgttgttgttgtggttttGGAGGTGGAGGTTGTCGACGACTGACCAGAGCTTCCATCATCATTCGACGAAGTTCCCTCAGTGACTTCTACTGCTGGAGAAGACGACACGGTGGTTTGACCATCATCCGAAGAGGTTGTCGAGGTGCTTGACGACGACTGACTGGAGTTTCCAGCACTGTTTGTTCCCTGAGTGACTTCCACAGTAGGGTCAGATGAGGTGCTGGCTTGACCCTCATCCGAAGACGTTGTCGTTGTGATTGTAGAGGTGGTCGACGACTGACCAGAGCTTCCATCATCATTCGACGAACTTCCCTCAGTGACTTCTACTGCTGGAGAAGACGACACGGTGGTTTGACCATCATCCGAAGAGGTTGTCGAGGTGGTTGTGGACGAAGACTGACTGGAGTTTCCAGCACTGTTCGATCCCTGAATGACTTCCACAGTAGGGTCAGATGAGGTGCTGGCTTGACCCTCACCCGAAGATGTTGTCGTTGTGGTTGTGGTTGTGGAGGTGGTCGACGACTGACCAGAGCTTCCATCATCATTCGACGAACTTCCCTCAGTGACTTCTACTGCTGGAGAAGACGACACGGTGGTTTGACCATCATCCGAAGAGGTTGTCGAGGTGGTTGTGGACGAAGACTGACTGGAGTTTCCAGCACTGTTCGATCCCTGAATGACTTCCACAGTAGGGCCAGATGAGGTGCTGGCTTGACCCTCACCCGAAGATGTTGTCGTTGTGGTTGTGGAGGTTGTCGACGACTGACCAGAGCTTCCATCATCATTCGACGAACTTCCCTCAGTGACTTCTACTGCTGGAGAAGACGACACGGTGGTTTGACCATCATCCGAAGAGGTTGTCGTGGTGGTTGTGGATGAGGACTGACTGGAGTTTCCAGCACTGTTCGATTCCTGAGTGACTTCCACAGTAGGGTCAGATGAGGTGCTGGCTTGACCCTCATCCGAAGATGTTGTCGTTGTGGTTGTGGTTGTGGAGGTGGTCGACGACTGACCAGAGCTTCCATCATCATTCGACGAACTTCCCTCAGTGACTTCTACTGCTGGAGAAGACGACACGGTAGTTTGACCATCATCCGAAGAGGTTGTCGTGGTGGTTGTGGATGAAGACTGACTGGAGTTTCCAGCACTGTTCGATCCCTGAGTGACTTCCACAGTAGGTTCAGATGAGGTGCTGGCTTGACCCTCATCCGAAGATATTGTCGTTGTCGTTGTGGAGGTTGTCGACGACTGACCAGAGCTTCCATCATCACTCGATGAACTTCCCTCAGTGACTTCTACTGCTGGAGAAGACGACACGGTGGTTAGAGCATCACCCGAAGAGGTTGTCGTGGTGGTTGTGGATGAAGATTGACTGGAGTTTCCAGCGCTATTCGTTCCCTGAGTGATTTCCACAGTAGGGTCCGATGACGTGCTGGCTTGACCGCCATCCGAAGATGTTGTCGTTGTGGTTGTAGTTGTGGAGGTTGTCGACGACTGACCGGAGCTTCCATCAAAATTCGACGAAGTTCCCTCAGTGACTTCTACTGCTGGAGAAGACGACACAGTGGTTTGACCATCATCCGAAGAGGTTGTCGAGGTGGTTGTGGATGAAGACTGACTGGAGTTTCCAGCACTGTTCGATCCCTGAGTGACTTCCACAGTAGGGTCAGATGAGGTGCTGGCTTGACCCTCATCCGAAGATGTTGTCGTTGTGGTTGTGGAGGTGGTCGACGACTGAACAGAGCTTCCATTAACATTCGACGAAGTTCCCTCAGTGACTTCTACTGCTGGAGAAGACGACACAGTGGTTTGACCATCATCCGAAGAGGTTGTCGAGGTGCTTGTGGACGACGACTGACTGGAGTTTCCAGCACTGTTCGAACCCTGAGTGACTTCCACAGTAGGGTCAGATGAGGTGCTGGCTTGACCCTCATCCGAAgatgttgttgtggttgtggAGGTGGAGGTTGTCGACGACTGACCAGAGCTTCCATCATCATTCGACGAAGTTCCCTCAGTGACTTCTACTGCTGGAGAAGACGACACGGTGGTTTGACCATCATCCGAAGAGGTTGTCGAGGTGCTTGACGACGACTGACTGGAGTTTCCAGCACTGTTTGTTCCCTGAGTGACTTCCACAGTAAGGTCAGATGAGGTGCTGGCTTGACCCTCATCCGAAGATGTTGTCGTTGTGGTTGTAGAGGTGGTCGACGACTGACCAGAGCTTCCATCATCATTCGACGAACTTCCCTCAGTGACTTCTACTGCTGGAGAAGACGACACGGTGGTTTGACCATCATCCGAAGAGGTTGTCGAGGTGGTTGTGGACGAAGACTGACTGGAGTTTCCAGCACTGTTCGATCCCTGAATGACTTCCACAGTAGGGTCAGATGAGGTGCTGGCTTGACCCTCACCCGAAGATGTTGTCGTTGTGGTTGTGGTTGTGGAGGTGGTCGACGACTGACCAGAGCTTCCATCATCATTCGACGAACTTCCCTCAGTGACTTCTACTGCTGGAGAAGACGACACGGTGGTTTGACCATCATCCGAAGAGGTTGTCGAGGTGGTTGTGGACGAAGACTGACTGGAGTTTCCAGCACTGTTCGATCCCTGAATGACTTCCACAGTAGGGCCAGATGAGGTGCTGGCTTGACCCTCACCCGAAGATGTTGTCGTTGTGGTTGTGGAGGTTGTCGACGACTGACCAGAGCTTCCATCATCATTCGACGAACTTCCCTCAGTGACTTCTACTGCTGGAGAAGACGACACGGTGGTTTGACCATCATCCGAAGAGGTTGTCGTGGTGGTTGTGGATGAGGACTGACTGGAGTTTCCAGCACTGTTCGATCCCTGAGTGACTTCCACAGTAAGGTCAGATGAGGTGCTGGCTTGACCCTCATCCGAAGATGTTGTCGTTGTGGTTGTGGAGGTGGTCGACGACTGACCAGAGCTTCCATCATCATTCGACGAACTTCCCTCAGTGACTTCTACTGCTGGAGAAGACGACACGGTAGTTTGACCATCATCCGAAGAGGTTGTCGTGGTGGTTGTGGATGAAGACTGACTGGAGTTTCCAGCGCTATTCGTTCCCTGAGTGATTTCCACAGTAGGGTCCGATGACGTGCTGGCTTGACCGCCATCCGAAGATGTTGTCGTTGTGGTTGTAGTTGTGGAGGTTGTCGACGACTGACCAGAGCTTCCGTTATCATTCGACGAAGTTCCCTCAGTGACTTCTACTGCTGGAGAAGACGACACAGTGGTTTGACCATCATCCGAAGAGGTTGTCGAGGTGGTTGTGGACGATGACTGACTGGAGTTTCCAGCACTGTTCGATCCCTGAGTGACTTCCACAGTAGGGTCAGATGAGGTGCTGGCTTGACCCTCATCCGAAGATGTTGTCGTTGTGGTTGTGGAGGTGGTCGACGACTGAACAGAGCTTCCATTAACATTCGACGAAGTTTCCTCAGTGACTTCTACTGCTGGAGAAGACGACACAGTGGTTTGACCATCATCCGAAGAGGTTGTCGAGGTGCTTGTAGACGACGACTGACTGGAGTTTCCAGCACTGTTCGATCCCTGAGTGACTTCCACAGTAGGGTCAGATGAGGTGCTGGCTTGACCCTCATCCGAAGATGTTGTCGTTGTGGTTGTGGAGGTGAAGGTTGTCGACGACTGACCAGAGCTTCCATCATCATTCGACGAAGTTCCCTCAGTGACTTCTACTGCTGGAGAAGACGACACGGTGGTTTGACCATCATCCGAAGAGGTTGTCGAGGTGCTTGACGACGATTGACTGGAGTTTCCAACACTGTTTGTTCCCTGAGTGACTTCCACAGTAGGGTCAGATGAGGTGCTGGCTTGACCCTCATCCGAAGATGTTGTCGTTGTGGTTGTGGAGGTGGTCGACGACTGACCAGAGCTTCCATCATCATTCGACGAGCTTCCGTCAGTGACTTCTACTGCTGGAGAAGACGACACGGTGGTTTGACCATCATCCGAAGAGGTTGTCGAGGTGGTTGTGGACGAGGACTGACTGGAGTTTCCAGCACTGTTCGATCCCTGAGTGACTTGTACAGTAGGGTCAGATGAGGTGCCGGCTTGACCCTCACCCGAAAATGTTGTCGCTGTGGTTGTGGTTGTGGAGGTGGTCGATGACTGGCCAGAGCTTCCATCATCATTCGACGAACTTCCCTCAGTGACTTCTACTGCTGGAGAAGACGATACGGTGGTTTGACCATCATCCGAAGAGGTTGTCGAGGTAGTTGTGGACGAAGACTGACTGGAGTTTCCAGCACTGTTCGATCCCTGAGTGACTTCCACAGTAGGGTCAGATGAGGTGCTGGCTTGACCCTCACCCGAAGATGTTGTCGTTGTGGTTGTGGTTGTGGAGGTTGTCGACGACTGACCAGAGCTTCCATCATCATTCGACGAACTTCCCTCAGTGACTTCTACTGCTGGAGAAGACGACACGGTGGTTTGACCATCATCCGAAGAGGTTGTCGAGGTGCTTGTGGACGACGACTGACTGAAGTTTCCAGCACTGTTCGTTCCCTGAGTGACTTCCACAGTAGGGTCAGATGAGGTGCTGGCTTGACCCTCATCCGAAGATGTTGTCGATGTGGTTGTGGAGGTGGAGGTTGTCGACGACTGACCAGAGCTTCCATCATCATTCGACGAACTTCCCTTAGTGACTTCTACTGCTGGAGAAGACGACACGGTGGTGTGACCATCATCCGAAGACGTTGTTGAGGTGCTTGTGGACGACGACTGACTGGAGTTTCCAGCACTGTTTGTTCCCTGAGTGACTTTCACAGTAGGGTCAGATGAGGTGCTGGCTTGACCCTCATCCGAAGATGTTGTCGTTGTGGTTGTGGAGGTTGTCGACGATTGACCAGAGCTTCCATCATCACTCGATGAACTTCCCTTAGTAACTTCTACTGCTGGAGAAGACGACACGTTTGTTTGACTATCATCCGAAGAGGTTGCCGTGGTGGTTGTGGATGAGGACTGACTGGAGTTTCCAGCACTGTTCGATCCCTGAGTGACTTCCACAGTAGGGTCGGATGAGGTGCTGGCTTGACCCTCATCCGAAGATGTTGTCGTTGTGGTTGTGGTTGTGGAGGTTGTCGACGACTGAGCAGAGCTTCCGTCATCATTCGACGAACTTCCCGCAGTGACTTCTACTGCTGGAGAAGACGACACGGTGGTTTGACCATCATCCGAAGAGGTTGTCGAGGTGGTTGTGGAGGATGACTGACTGGAGTTTCCAGCACTGTTCGTTCCCTGAGTTACTTCCACAGTAGGGTCAGATGAGGTGCTGGCTTGACCCTCATCCGAAGAAGTTGTCGTTGTGGTTGTGGTTGTGGAGGTTGTCGACGACTGAACAGAGCTTCCATTAACATGCGACGAAGTTCCCTCAGTGACTTCTACTGCTGGAGAAGACGACACGGTGGTTTGACCATCATCCGAAGAGGTTGTCGAGGTGGTTGTGGACGATGACTGACTGGAGTTTCCAGCACTGTTCGTTCCCTGAGTTACTTCCACAGTAGGGTCAGATGAGGTGCTGGCTTGACCGCCATCCGAAGATGTTGTGGTTGTGGTTGTGGTTGTGGAGGTTGTCGACGACTGACCAGAGCTTCCATTATCATTCGACGAACTTCCCTCAGTGACTTCTACTGCTGGAGAAGACGACACGGTGGTTTGACCATCATCCGAAGAGGTTGTCGAGGTGCTTGTGGACGACGACTGACTGGAATTTCCAGCACTGTTCGATCCCTGAGTGACTTCCACAGTAGGGTCGGATGAGGTGCTGGCTTGACCCTCATCCGATGATGTTGTCGAGGTGGTTGTGGAGGTGGTCAACGACTGGCCAGAGCTTCCATCATCATTCGACGAACTTCCCTCAGTGACTTCTACTGCTGGAGAAGACGACACAGTGGTTTGACCATCATCCGAAGAGGTTGTCGAGGTGGTTGTGGACGATGACTGACTGGAGTTTCCAGCACTGTTCGTTCCCTGAGTTACTTCCACAGTAGGGTCAGATGAGGTGCTGGCTTGACCCTCATCCGAAGAAGTTGTCGTTGTGGTTGTGGTTGTGGAGGTTGTCGACGACTGAACAGAGCTTCCATTAACATTCGACGAAGTTCCCTCAGTGACTTCTACTGCTGGAGAAGACGACACAGTGGTTTGACCATCATCCGAAGAGGTTGTCGAGGTGCTTGTGGACGACGACTGACTGGAGTTTCCAGCACTGTTCGATCCCTGAGTGACTTCCACAGTAGGGTCAGATGAGGTGCTGGCTTGACCGCCATCCGAAGATGTTGTGGTTGTGGTTGTGGTTGTGGAGGTTGTCGACGACTGACCAGAGCTTCCATTATCATTCGACGAACTTCCCTCAGTGACTTCTACTGCTGGAGAAGACGACACGGTGGTTTGACCATCATCCGAAGAGGTTGTCGAGGTGCTTGTGGACGACGACTGACTGGAATTTCCAGCACTGTTCGATCCCTGAGTGACTTCCACAGTGGGGTCAGATGAGGTGCTGGCTTGACCGCCATCCGAAGATGTTGTCGAGGTGGTTGTGGAGGTGGTCAACGACTGGCCAGAGCTTCCATCGTCATTCGACGAACTTCCCTCAGTGACTTCTACTGCTGGAGAAGACGACACAGTGGTTTGACCATCATCCGAAGAGGTTGTCGAGGTGGTTGTGGACGATGACTGACTGGAGTTTCCGGCACTATTCGTTCCCTGAGTGACTTCCACAGTAGGGTCAGATGAGGTGCTGGCTTGACCGTCATCCGAAGATGTTGTCGTTGTGGTTGTGGAGGTTGTCGACGACTGACCAGAGCTTGCATCATCATTCGACGAACTTCCCTCAGTGACTTCTACTGCTGGAGAAGACGACACGGTGGTTTGACCATCATCCGAAGAGGCTGTCGAAGTGGTTGTGGACGAAGACTGACTGGAGTTTTCAGCACTGTTCGATCCCTGAGTGACTTCCACAGTAGGGTCAGATGAGGTGCTGGCTTGACCCTCATCCGATGATGTTGTCGAGGTTGTTGTGGAGGTTGTCGACGACTGACCAGAGCTTCCATCATCATTCGACGAACTTCCCTCAGTGACTTCTACTGCTGGAGAAGACGACAGGGTGGTTTGAACATCATCCGAAGAGGTTGTCGAGGTGGTTGTGGACGATGACTGACTGGAGTTTCCAGCGCTGTTCGTTCCCTGAGTGACTTCCACTGTAGGGTCAGATGAGGTGCTGGCTTGACCCTCATCCGATGATGTTGTCGAGGTGGTTGTGGAGGTGGTCAACGACTGGCCAGAGCTTCCATCGTCATTCGACGAACTTCCCTCAGTGACTTCTACTGCTGGAGAAGACGACACAGTGGTTTGACCATCATCCGAAGAGGTTGTCGAGGTGGTTGTGGACGATGACTGACTGGAGTTTCCGGCACTATTCGTTCCCTGAGTGACTTCCACAGTAGGGTCAGATGAGGTGCTGGCTTGACCGTCATCCGAAGATGTTGTCGTTGTGGTTGTGGAGGTTGTCGACGACTGACCAGAGCTTGCATCATCATTCGACGAACTTCCCTCAGTGACTTCTACTGCTGGAGAAGACGACACGGTTGTTTGACCATCATCCGAAGAGGTTATCGAGGTGGTTGTGGACGAGGACTGACTGGAGTTTCCAGCACTATTCGTTCCCTGAGTGACTTCCGGTAAGGTGCTGGCTTGACCATCATCCGAAGAGGTTGTCGTGGTGGTTGTGGATGAAGACTGACTGGAGTTTCCAGCACTATTCGTTCCCTGAGTGACTTCAACAGTAGGGTCAGATGAGGTACGGGCTTGACCCTCATCCGACGATGTTGTTGTGGAGGTGGACGATGACTGGCCACAAATTCCTTTACAGTTCGAGGATGTTTCCTTAGCAGAGCTCTCATCGGATAATTCGAGTATTTTTTTCCCGTTAACACAATTCACGTAATTCGGATTTCCAAGCAGTTCTCCGTCATGCAAGAGAAGCAACTTTCCGAAAAGCCTGTCCAGCAGCCACAGACGTATATCCTTTCGTATTTCAATTAAAGTTTGTCGAACACTTTCACAACATGGCTGAGCCTTTATATCCGGGGTGGCTACCGCCGTAACCGTTTTAGATTCGGATTGGGCCGCTGCGAGGGCCACAAGAGCGGCAAAAACCGCGACGAAAAACAAGCGCATGGTCCGCCAAGAAAGCGGGAGTCGGATCAATTAGATCTGTTGGccaaaattaaatttcgaAACCTTTTATACCCGCTGGCTCGGAGTTTCGTTATTTTTTCGGCTATTTGCGTAGATGCTTGTCTAGCTtgcaaattttatttgttgAAGAACATTTGGTACTTCTATTGTTTCCaccaaaacataaaaaactgAGCAAATTGTCTATACTATACGTTAAAGTCAATATCTTTTAAATACCCATTAGAGAAACAACTgtgcaaaatatttattcttaGCTGGGATTAAACACTTGTTAGATATTTTGACTTTACGTAAATCGCTCGCTCGTGTCAGATGTATACGTCAGAGGTGCATTAACCGATTTTTTAACAATCGCTTTAAGCCACACGAGAACCTTTTATTTGGTCAGCCAGTTCTCAATAAAAACTCAAACAGTGTAGAGGAAAGCCAAAACGTAATATTCATGTTTGTTTATTCGTATGGTTAAAGATTAAATGATTATGTAACAAATTATAAATTTGAACTGTGCACTGTGTTGTCTACTAGTATTCGTCCTTCTCGAAAGGGTGGTGGGGGTGACCGTACTGGCTGTAAGTATTAACATTAGAAATGTATTAGTTAGGTTCATAAAATTATGATTTTATAAACTACTTTTTAAGAACCAAAGCAATTCATAGCTTAGGAAACATTTGGTTAGCTATGGCAACTACAactatttttatgcatt is from Drosophila suzukii chromosome 3, CBGP_Dsuzu_IsoJpt1.0, whole genome shotgun sequence and encodes:
- the Muc68Ca gene encoding serine-rich adhesin for platelets isoform X2 encodes the protein MRLFFVAVFAALVALAAAQSESKTVTAVATPDIKAQPCCESVRQTLIEIRKDIRLWLLDRLFGKLLLLHDGELLGNPNYVNCVNGKKILELSDESSAKETSSNCKGICGQSSSTSTTTSSDEGQARTSSDPTVEVTQGTNSAGNSSQSSSTTTTTTSSDDGQASTLPEVTQGTNSAGNSSQSSSTTTSITSSDDGQTTVSSSPAVEVTEGSSSNDDASSGQSSTTSTTTTTTSSDDGQASTSSDPTVEVTQGTNSAGNSSQSSSTTTSTTSSDDGQTTVSSSPAVEVTEGSSSNDDGSSGQSLTTSTTTSTTSSDEGQASTSSDPTVEVTQGTNSAGNSSQSSSTTTSTTSSDDVQTTLSSSPAVEVTEGSSSNDDGSSGQSSTTSTTTSTTSSDEGQASTSSDPTVEVTQGSNSAENSSQSSSTTTSTASSDDGQTTVSSSPAVEVTEGSSSNDDASSGQSSTTSTTTTTTSSDDGQASTSSDPTVEVTQGTNSAGNSSQSSSTTTSTTSSDDGQTTVSSSPAVEVTEGSSSNDDGSSGQSLTTSTTTSTTSSDGGQASTSSDPTVEVTQGSNSAGNSSQSSSTSTSTTSSDDGQTTVSSSPAVEVTEGSSSNDNGSSGQSSTTSTTTTTTTTSSDGGQASTSSDPTVEVTQGSNSAGNSSQSSSTSTSTTSSDDGQTTVSSSPAVEVTEGTSSNVNGSSVQSSTTSTTTTTTTTSSDEGQASTSSDPTVEVTQGTNSAGNSSQSSSTTTSTTSSDDGQTTVSSSPAVEVTEGSSSNDDGSSGQSLTTSTTTSTTSSDEGQASTSSDPTVEVTQGSNSAGNSSQSSSTSTSTTSSDDGQTTVSSSPAVEVTEGSSSNDNGSSGQSSTTSTTTTTTTTSSDGGQASTSSDPTVEVTQGTNSAGNSSQSSSTTTSTTSSDDGQTTVSSSPAVEVTEGTSSHVNGSSVQSSTTSTTTTTTTTSSDEGQASTSSDPTVEVTQGTNSAGNSSQSSSTTTSTTSSDDGQTTVSSSPAVEVTAGSSSNDDGSSAQSSTTSTTTTTTTTSSDEGQASTSSDPTVEVTQGSNSAGNSSQSSSTTTTATSSDDSQTNVSSSPAVEVTKGSSSSDDGSSGQSSTTSTTTTTTSSDEGQASTSSDPTVKVTQGTNSAGNSSQSSSTSTSTTSSDDGHTTVSSSPAVEVTKGSSSNDDGSSGQSSTTSTSTTTSTTSSDEGQASTSSDPTVEVTQGTNSAGNFSQSSSTSTSTTSSDDGQTTVSSSPAVEVTEGSSSNDDGSSGQSSTTSTTTTTTTTSSGEGQASTSSDPTVEVTQGSNSAGNSSQSSSTTTSTTSSDDGQTTVSSSPAVEVTEGSSSNDDGSSGQSSTTSTTTTTATTFSGEGQAGTSSDPTVQVTQGSNSAGNSSQSSSTTTSTTSSDDGQTTVSSSPAVEVTDGSSSNDDGSSGQSSTTSTTTTTTSSDEGQASTSSDPTVEVTQGTNSVGNSSQSSSSTSTTSSDDGQTTVSSSPAVEVTEGTSSNDDGSSGQSSTTFTSTTTTTTSSDEGQASTSSDPTVEVTQGSNSAGNSSQSSSTSTSTTSSDDGQTTVSSSPAVEVTEETSSNVNGSSVQSSTTSTTTTTTSSDEGQASTSSDPTVEVTQGSNSAGNSSQSSSTTTSTTSSDDGQTTVSSSPAVEVTEGTSSNDNGSSGQSSTTSTTTTTTTTSSDGGQASTSSDPTVEITQGTNSAGNSSQSSSTTTTTTSSDDGQTTVSSSPAVEVTEGSSSNDDGSSGQSSTTSTTTTTTSSDEGQASTSSDLTVEVTQGSNSAGNSSQSSSTTTTTTSSDDGQTTVSSSPAVEVTEGSSSNDDGSSGQSSTTSTTTTTTSSGEGQASTSSGPTVEVIQGSNSAGNSSQSSSTTTSTTSSDDGQTTVSSSPAVEVTEGSSSNDDGSSGQSSTTSTTTTTTTTSSGEGQASTSSDPTVEVIQGSNSAGNSSQSSSTTTSTTSSDDGQTTVSSSPAVEVTEGSSSNDDGSSGQSSTTSTTTTTTSSDEGQASTSSDLTVEVTQGTNSAGNSSQSSSSTSTTSSDDGQTTVSSSPAVEVTEGTSSNDDGSSGQSSTTSTSTTTTTSSDEGQASTSSDPTVEVTQGSNSAGNSSQSSSTSTSTTSSDDGQTTVSSSPAVEVTEGTSSNVNGSSVQSSTTSTTTTTTSSDEGQASTSSDPTVEVTQGSNSAGNSSQSSSTTTSTTSSDDGQTTVSSSPAVEVTEGTSSNFDGSSGQSSTTSTTTTTTTTSSDGGQASTSSDPTVEITQGTNSAGNSSQSSSTTTTTTSSGDALTTVSSSPAVEVTEGSSSSDDGSSGQSSTTSTTTTTISSDEGQASTSSEPTVEVTQGSNSAGNSSQSSSTTTTTTSSDDGQTTVSSSPAVEVTEGSSSNDDGSSGQSSTTSTTTTTTTTSSDEGQASTSSDPTVEVTQGTNSAGNSSQSSSSTSTTSSDDGQTTVSSSPAVEVTEGTSSNDDGSSGQSSTTSTSKTTTTTSSDEGQASTSTDPTVEVTQGSNSAGNSSQSSSTSTSTTSSDDGQTTVSSSPAVEVTEGTSSNVNGSSVQSSTTSTTTTTTSSDEGQASTSSDPTVEVTQGTNSAGNSSQSSSTTTSTTSSDDGQTTVSSSPAVEVTEGTSSNDNGSSGQSSTTSTTTTTTTTSSDGGKTSTSSDPTVEITQGTNSAGNSSQSSSTTTTTTSSDDGLTTVSSSPAVEVTEGSSSSDDGSSGQSSTTSTTTTTISSDEGQASTSSDPTVEVTQGSNSAGNSSQSSSTTTTTTSSDDGQTTVSSSPAVEVTEGSSSNDDGSSGQSSTTSTTTTTTTTSSDEGQASTSSDPTVEVTQGSNSAGNSSQSSSTTTTTTSSDDGQTTVSSSPAVEVTKGSSSTDVGSSGQSSTTSTTTTTTTTSSDKGQASTSSDPTVEVTQGANSAGNASQSSSTTTSTTSSDDGQTTVSSSPAVEVTEGSSSSDDGSSGQSSTTSTTTTTSSDEGQASTSSDPTVEVTQGTNSVGNSSQSSSTSTSTTSSDDGQTTVSSSPAVEVTEETSSNVNGSSGQSSTTSTTTTTTSSDEGQAITSSDPTVEVTQGTNSAGNSSQSSSTSTSTTSSDDGQTTVSSSPAVEVTEGTSSNVNGSSGQSSTTSTTTTTTTTSSDVGQASTSSDPTVEVTQGTSSAGNSSQSSSTSTSTTSSDDGQTTVSSSPAVEVTKGISANDNGNSGQSSTTSTTTTIKSSNESQAITPSPSTVKDSDVIVKGGKSGSKWTKTTKTSKVHKFNGNSNSSSSETTTTITTSTSSIPQIKRPRSSSSKKTSSDGKVRTKRSSKKSHKSKKSHKSKKCHKSKNNSSSVSEAESSDSLIDQNSFNDGANSSQSLTTSTTNPKFNGNSNSSSSETNTTITTSSSLTPQTKRSKSSSTKKTSSGGKTRTKRSSKKSHKSKKSHTIEKFHKSKNNSSSVSGAESSDALFDGNSSNDGASSSQSSTTTTITSTDGSDKSSSSSLPEVDASVTSTSGKSRTTKTKKTKSHSSKASKVPKSNGKSSSTSSKTTKTVTTSSSSTPKSKHSYSSSSKKSSIDGKSNKTSSTTTTTTFSDKGQTESSLDPHIKITQGSPLNDNESSNQVVTTTTSSESLVGTPSSPVVKVIKESSISKGGKTIRSSTTTTTTTTKGSKQSGTTPLKVVDASVVAHGGKSSSKSSTTTTSTIGGKSSGILSLPTVGATTSLTGGKSGSTVTKTTKTYTYKSSAVPKSSSKKTTTTIITTKTSSVPKTETKYSWSSSSQKASNPIRLTPPAVNAGISVGGGDSSNSWSKIIKRSTTGGEIYARDGSSLSGSIVGAGGTRGAQSWSQRSGFSGGSSTAQGSPDIRFRLARGQTSNEAQLQNSNPWTRSTGPDSGSLDNGALSVDGQNMQGLESSNDPSMIQGGYVGATGQYPYWWGVGARPSWTPYGWRPYGSGWGGWNNQY